Proteins encoded in a region of the Thermocaproicibacter melissae genome:
- a CDS encoding galactokinase has translation MKETTAGRLERMQAEKAKKMFLGGEGVERITALLSCSREAAADESRRIVRLIEEFETRFGADRDVKIFRAPGRTEICGNHTDHQGGRVLAAGINLDALAVVSLTGGTEIRVKSVGFPEDCVQADDTNPRPDEEGTSAALVRGLCAGLAAKGFRAEGFCACTENQVLPGSGLSSSAAFEVLLGTAMNHLFCGGFLTPLETAQLAQYAENRYFGKPCGLMDQAASAVGGFVLLDFSEADNPRAEKIPFDFSSCGYRLCIIDTKGSHSGLTQDYATIPAEMKKVAACFGKTLLSQVDEEEFYSRLPEVRATAGDRAALRAMHFFAENRRVVREAEALRTREFPTFLRLVMESGHSSFEFLQNAYPPSRTKEQGIPVALALCSRLLAKRGGAWRLHGGGFAGTVQAYVPNEYFEEFSREIEAVFGRGSCLPLSVCAAGGVQIL, from the coding sequence ATGAAAGAAACAACTGCCGGGAGGTTGGAACGCATGCAGGCCGAAAAGGCAAAGAAAATGTTCCTCGGCGGGGAAGGGGTAGAACGGATCACCGCCCTTCTTTCGTGCAGCCGAGAAGCGGCAGCAGACGAGTCCCGCCGCATTGTGCGTCTTATTGAGGAATTTGAAACGCGGTTCGGAGCGGACCGTGATGTGAAGATATTCCGTGCGCCGGGGCGCACCGAGATTTGCGGTAACCACACCGACCATCAAGGCGGGCGCGTGCTCGCAGCGGGAATCAACCTGGACGCGCTGGCGGTTGTTTCGTTGACTGGCGGAACGGAAATCCGCGTGAAATCCGTTGGTTTCCCTGAGGACTGCGTGCAGGCGGACGACACCAACCCAAGACCGGATGAGGAGGGAACCTCTGCCGCGCTTGTGCGCGGGCTGTGCGCGGGACTTGCCGCAAAAGGTTTCCGCGCGGAGGGCTTCTGCGCCTGCACCGAAAACCAAGTTCTTCCCGGCTCCGGCCTTTCTTCTTCCGCCGCGTTTGAGGTTTTGCTCGGCACGGCAATGAACCATCTGTTCTGCGGCGGCTTTCTTACGCCGCTTGAGACGGCGCAGCTCGCACAGTATGCGGAAAACCGGTATTTCGGCAAGCCCTGCGGGCTGATGGATCAGGCCGCAAGCGCCGTGGGTGGCTTTGTCCTGCTCGACTTCTCCGAAGCGGACAACCCCCGCGCCGAAAAGATTCCGTTCGATTTTTCCTCGTGCGGCTACCGCCTGTGCATCATTGACACAAAGGGCAGCCACTCCGGGCTGACGCAGGATTACGCCACCATTCCGGCGGAAATGAAAAAGGTTGCCGCCTGCTTCGGAAAAACACTCCTTTCGCAGGTGGACGAAGAGGAATTTTATTCCCGCCTGCCGGAGGTTCGCGCTACTGCGGGAGACCGAGCCGCCCTGCGCGCGATGCACTTCTTTGCGGAGAACCGCCGCGTTGTGCGGGAGGCAGAGGCGCTCAGGACAAGGGAGTTCCCGACCTTCCTGCGCCTCGTAATGGAAAGCGGACATTCCTCGTTTGAGTTCCTGCAGAATGCCTATCCCCCCTCCCGTACCAAGGAACAGGGGATTCCCGTGGCGCTCGCACTCTGCAGCCGTCTGCTTGCAAAGCGGGGCGGCGCATGGCGTCTGCACGGCGGCGGCTTTGCGGGTACGGTACAGGCCTATGTGCCCAATGAGTATTTTGAGGAATTTTCCCGGGAAATCGAAGCTGTCTTTGGCCGCGGCAGTTGCCTGCCGCTTTCGGTGTGTGCCGCAGGCGGTGTTCAGATTCTATAA
- a CDS encoding DUF554 domain-containing protein, whose amino-acid sequence MLGVIVNVCTVLAGSIVGLLFKKGISEKFTSAIMCAIGLCTLAIGVKGIFNDNNTLAMILSLVLGTAVGTWIDLDGWITNLGERLEKRFAKQDGTVSVTQGFVTASLLFCVGSMTIVGCLNAGLKGDNQMLFTKSLLDLISAAILSVSLGIGVLFSAAFVLVFQGALVLLAGVLQPVLTTPMINAITCVGSLSILALGLNLLKITNIKVANQLPALVLAPFICWCLTAVGLG is encoded by the coding sequence ATGCTCGGGGTAATTGTCAATGTCTGCACCGTGCTCGCAGGCAGCATAGTAGGACTTCTTTTCAAAAAAGGAATTTCCGAAAAATTTACTTCTGCTATTATGTGTGCCATCGGCCTGTGCACGCTTGCAATCGGCGTTAAGGGGATTTTCAACGACAACAATACACTTGCCATGATTCTTTCGCTTGTTCTCGGCACCGCCGTCGGAACGTGGATCGACCTCGACGGGTGGATTACGAATCTCGGTGAACGCCTCGAGAAACGCTTTGCGAAGCAGGACGGAACCGTCTCCGTAACACAGGGATTCGTCACGGCGAGCCTGCTGTTCTGCGTCGGCTCCATGACGATTGTCGGGTGCTTGAACGCCGGACTCAAGGGCGACAACCAAATGCTTTTCACGAAGTCTCTGCTCGATTTGATTTCCGCCGCCATTCTCTCCGTGAGTCTCGGCATTGGGGTCCTGTTTTCGGCTGCGTTTGTGCTGGTGTTTCAGGGCGCGCTCGTGCTTCTTGCCGGAGTCCTTCAGCCCGTGCTTACCACGCCGATGATTAACGCCATTACGTGTGTCGGGTCGCTTTCGATTCTCGCGCTCGGCCTCAATCTGCTGAAGATAACAAACATCAAGGTTGCAAACCAGCTGCCCGCATTGGTGCTGGCGCCGTTTATCTGCTGGTGCCTTACCGCTGTTGGGCTGGGATAA
- the galE gene encoding UDP-glucose 4-epimerase GalE yields MNILITGGTGYIGSHTCVELLNNGYDIVVMDNYSNSSPSVAGQITRITGKEFPVYECDMLDYDKFEKIFEENKIDAVIHFAGLKAVGESVAKPLEYYHNNITGTLNLLRLMKKYGVHRLVFSSSATVYGMNNKAPFTEDMPLSCTNPYGYTKLMIEQILRDTCVADKSWKVALLRYFNPIGAHPSGLIGENPNGIPNNLMPYIMKVAVGKLPELGVFGNDYPTPDGTGVRDYIHVCDLAAGHVKALQKLDSLDGARAFNLGTGKGSSVLEVVHAFERASGVKIPYKIKPRRPGDIATCYADCTRAKTELGWEAKYTLEDMCRDSWNFIRNQKE; encoded by the coding sequence ATGAATATTCTGATTACCGGAGGAACCGGATATATCGGCTCTCACACTTGTGTTGAGCTGCTGAACAATGGCTATGACATCGTAGTAATGGACAACTACTCCAACTCATCGCCGAGCGTGGCGGGGCAGATTACACGCATTACCGGCAAAGAATTTCCGGTTTATGAGTGCGATATGCTCGATTACGATAAATTCGAGAAAATCTTTGAAGAAAACAAAATCGACGCCGTAATTCACTTCGCGGGCCTAAAAGCCGTGGGAGAATCGGTTGCGAAGCCGCTGGAGTATTACCACAACAACATCACCGGCACGCTGAACCTGCTGCGCCTGATGAAAAAATACGGCGTTCACCGCCTTGTGTTCAGCTCCTCGGCGACGGTTTACGGCATGAACAACAAGGCGCCGTTTACGGAAGATATGCCGCTTTCCTGCACGAATCCGTACGGCTACACCAAGCTGATGATTGAGCAGATTCTCCGCGACACCTGCGTTGCGGACAAGTCCTGGAAGGTTGCGCTGCTGCGCTACTTCAACCCTATCGGCGCGCACCCGAGCGGCCTCATCGGTGAAAACCCGAACGGAATTCCGAACAACCTCATGCCTTACATCATGAAGGTCGCCGTGGGCAAGCTGCCGGAGCTCGGTGTTTTCGGCAACGACTACCCCACACCGGACGGCACCGGCGTGCGCGACTACATCCATGTGTGCGACCTTGCGGCGGGCCATGTGAAGGCTCTGCAGAAGCTCGATTCCCTCGACGGCGCCCGCGCCTTCAACCTCGGCACGGGGAAGGGCAGTTCTGTCCTCGAAGTGGTTCATGCATTCGAGCGCGCAAGCGGCGTAAAGATTCCTTACAAAATCAAGCCGCGCCGCCCGGGCGACATCGCAACCTGCTATGCGGATTGCACGCGTGCCAAAACGGAACTCGGCTGGGAAGCGAAATACACGCTTGAAGACATGTGCCGCGACAGCTGGAACTTTATTCGGAATCAAAAAGAATAA
- a CDS encoding CpXC domain-containing protein — translation MSTQMSKDVGCPNCGTAVRTEMWPGICAQEHPELRSHILDETFFDWTCPHCGYSAQFEYPCLYHDRERRFMIYLAPTGSGQEFKPVDVSEKFPQLAGVTKRVVASPAELKEKILIFESGLDDYAVELVKLGLSDVLEQKDGIKTLRAYFCGADESANRICFAFCQEGKNGFTLRKTSMDAYHKSLEITERFRGNDENLFVPVDSLTARDMLDEYFAEEA, via the coding sequence ATGTCAACACAGATGAGCAAAGACGTAGGCTGCCCGAATTGCGGCACGGCCGTGCGGACCGAGATGTGGCCCGGCATCTGCGCGCAGGAGCACCCGGAACTGCGCAGCCATATTTTAGACGAAACCTTTTTTGATTGGACATGCCCCCACTGCGGTTATTCGGCCCAATTTGAATATCCCTGTCTATACCATGATCGTGAACGCCGCTTTATGATTTACTTGGCGCCGACCGGAAGCGGGCAGGAATTCAAGCCCGTTGATGTAAGCGAAAAATTTCCTCAGCTTGCCGGCGTTACCAAGCGAGTGGTCGCGTCGCCCGCCGAACTGAAAGAGAAAATCCTGATTTTTGAGTCCGGTCTTGACGATTACGCCGTGGAGCTTGTAAAGCTCGGCCTTTCGGATGTTCTGGAGCAAAAAGACGGAATCAAGACCCTGCGCGCGTACTTCTGCGGAGCAGATGAATCCGCGAACCGCATCTGCTTTGCGTTTTGCCAAGAGGGCAAAAACGGATTCACGCTGCGCAAAACAAGCATGGACGCATACCATAAGTCGCTCGAGATTACCGAAAGGTTCCGCGGAAACGATGAAAACCTCTTTGTTCCGGTCGATTCGCTCACGGCGCGCGATATGCTTGACGAATATTTCGCCGAAGAAGCCTAA
- a CDS encoding DUF6179 domain-containing protein, translating into MPEFVLQLSHRKEPENPGGIEYVTAYLKELIAENELCRRYSPNYIRAVLLLYGRKYRMDYHELVVNLPEVLAEAEKGI; encoded by the coding sequence ATGCCCGAATTTGTATTGCAGCTTTCGCATAGGAAAGAACCGGAGAATCCGGGCGGCATCGAGTATGTGACAGCCTACCTGAAAGAATTGATTGCCGAAAATGAGCTTTGCCGCCGATACAGCCCAAACTACATCCGTGCCGTGCTGTTGCTTTACGGCAGAAAATACCGAATGGATTATCACGAGCTTGTAGTCAATCTTCCGGAAGTACTGGCTGAGGCAGAAAAGGGAATATAA
- the rbr gene encoding rubrerythrin, whose product MELKGSKTEANLREAFSGESQARTRYTFFASQARKQGYEQIAAIFQETADNEKEHAKLWYKYLNGGAVGTTEENLKIAADGEHYEWSDMYKRMADTAEEEGFLEIAKTMRLVASVEKRHEERYLKLLKNVQDNLVFRCEETTVWVCRNCGFVYVGKEAPEVCPTCRHPQAYFERRAENY is encoded by the coding sequence ATGGAGTTAAAGGGCAGTAAAACAGAAGCCAACCTGAGAGAGGCTTTTTCCGGCGAGTCTCAAGCGCGCACACGCTACACTTTCTTCGCTTCCCAAGCGAGAAAGCAGGGTTATGAGCAGATTGCCGCCATTTTCCAGGAGACCGCAGACAACGAAAAAGAACACGCAAAGCTGTGGTATAAGTACCTGAACGGCGGAGCCGTCGGCACCACGGAAGAAAACCTGAAGATTGCCGCAGACGGCGAACACTACGAGTGGAGCGACATGTATAAGCGCATGGCCGATACCGCCGAGGAAGAAGGATTCCTCGAAATTGCAAAGACAATGCGCCTTGTTGCTTCGGTTGAGAAGCGGCACGAGGAACGCTACCTCAAGCTGCTGAAAAACGTGCAAGACAACCTCGTTTTCCGTTGTGAAGAGACCACCGTATGGGTTTGCCGCAACTGTGGTTTTGTCTATGTGGGCAAAGAAGCTCCGGAAGTCTGCCCCACCTGCCGTCATCCGCAGGCATATTTTGAACGCAGAGCAGAAAATTACTGA